A genomic window from Candidatus Methylacidiphilum fumarolicum includes:
- a CDS encoding CehA/McbA family metallohydrolase, with the protein MQYRIDFHCHSRFSADGVSEPEALVRVAKEKGLNGFALTDHNTSAGIDYLEQIGLIRKDGLPVDNFLILPGQEITTKEGHLLALGIKLPDLKGIPAIDAVSLIHSMGGLAVAPHPFDYFRAGIRKRFLDKLPLDGIEVFNAAVTFKRCNQKAMAYAKERRLPMISASDAHDAEVIGTALTIVETDDFSVQGVLRAIRHGTLLEKRYISTKEALKKTWNNVFRFRSRHLITKSIGNEM; encoded by the coding sequence ATGCAATACCGAATTGATTTCCATTGTCACTCTAGATTTTCTGCAGATGGGGTATCAGAACCGGAAGCATTGGTTCGCGTTGCTAAAGAAAAGGGGTTAAACGGATTTGCTCTCACCGATCATAACACTTCTGCCGGAATTGATTATTTGGAACAAATCGGATTGATCAGAAAAGACGGGTTACCTGTTGATAATTTTCTGATTCTTCCTGGACAAGAAATTACCACCAAAGAAGGCCATCTTCTAGCCCTTGGGATAAAATTACCAGACTTAAAAGGAATTCCTGCAATCGATGCCGTCTCTCTTATTCATTCCATGGGAGGACTTGCCGTCGCTCCTCATCCTTTCGATTATTTTCGTGCAGGAATCCGTAAACGATTTCTGGACAAACTTCCATTAGATGGGATAGAAGTTTTTAATGCGGCTGTCACTTTTAAAAGATGCAATCAAAAAGCTATGGCTTATGCAAAAGAAAGAAGACTTCCAATGATTTCTGCCAGTGACGCTCATGATGCGGAGGTTATAGGCACAGCATTAACCATTGTAGAAACGGACGATTTTTCTGTCCAAGGCGTTCTTCGGGCTATTCGGCATGGTACCCTTTTAGAAAAACGATATATTTCTACGAAGGAAGCTTTAAAAAAAACATGGAATAATGTTTTTCGGTTTAGAAGTAGACATCTCATAACCAAATCGATTGGTAATGAAATGTAA
- the ubiE gene encoding bifunctional demethylmenaquinone methyltransferase/2-methoxy-6-polyprenyl-1,4-benzoquinol methylase UbiE encodes MTQQNPVGKLFDKVASRYDFLNHFLSLGIDVLWRKRLAKKVADLKPSSLLDLATGSGDLLLAILKNSPTILRYYGVDISQEMLALAKEKGLDNLLIADASSLPFVESSFDVVTIAFGLRNFQDRMLALREIFRVLRPGGTLYVLEFSKPTAILRPFYLFYLQKLIPQLASFVGAPKDAYIYLAQSILDFPQPKELVGIFQNAGFDCCGFVPMTFGIVTIHWGKKPETVLNKSALKT; translated from the coding sequence ATGACCCAACAAAACCCCGTGGGAAAACTGTTTGACAAAGTAGCCAGCAGATACGATTTTCTAAACCACTTTTTGAGTCTTGGGATCGATGTATTGTGGAGGAAAAGATTAGCCAAAAAAGTAGCTGATCTGAAACCTTCCTCATTACTGGATTTGGCAACAGGTAGCGGAGATCTTCTTTTGGCTATCCTAAAAAATTCTCCAACTATCCTTCGATATTATGGGGTGGATATTTCTCAAGAAATGCTCGCTCTTGCTAAAGAGAAAGGACTTGACAATCTTCTGATAGCTGATGCCTCTAGTCTGCCTTTTGTCGAATCGAGTTTTGATGTTGTTACTATTGCCTTTGGCCTTAGAAACTTCCAAGATCGAATGCTTGCTTTGAGAGAAATTTTTAGAGTATTGCGACCTGGTGGTACCCTCTACGTGTTGGAGTTTTCTAAGCCTACAGCTATTCTGAGACCTTTCTATTTGTTTTATCTGCAGAAACTCATACCGCAGCTTGCCTCTTTTGTAGGGGCTCCAAAAGATGCTTACATTTATCTGGCACAATCGATTTTAGACTTTCCCCAACCCAAAGAGCTTGTAGGCATTTTTCAGAACGCTGGATTCGACTGCTGCGGCTTTGTACCAATGACTTTTGGAATTGTTACGATTCATTGGGGGAAAAAACCAGAGACTGTTCTTAATAAATCAGCTTTAAAAACTTGA
- a CDS encoding DUF721 domain-containing protein produces MKQKILSGIEAGFPVLRIDKKNYNDCWFDTLSSFLKAHQQSNAFSKETLTTFFSRKAPTLLYDRFLERYGKDGNDDRFFDLPSNPSLRAKWYRESLFESLFKRLERKRMHHPAALQAIWKEAVGTPLATYSELVSINEEKQTAFFRCVSSVISYEITKNPKIIEKIALLTGKPIKFLKLIY; encoded by the coding sequence ATGAAGCAAAAGATCCTTTCTGGTATAGAAGCTGGATTTCCAGTGTTACGGATCGATAAAAAGAACTATAATGATTGTTGGTTTGATACGCTTTCTTCATTTTTAAAAGCCCATCAGCAATCAAATGCTTTTTCTAAAGAAACCTTAACAACGTTTTTTTCTAGAAAAGCTCCAACTTTACTGTATGACAGGTTTCTTGAGAGATATGGTAAAGATGGAAATGATGACCGATTTTTCGATCTTCCAAGCAATCCTTCATTGCGGGCAAAGTGGTATAGAGAAAGTCTTTTTGAAAGTCTTTTCAAAAGGCTAGAAAGAAAAAGGATGCATCATCCAGCGGCCCTCCAAGCTATATGGAAAGAAGCCGTTGGAACTCCTCTGGCAACCTACAGCGAGCTTGTATCAATTAACGAAGAGAAACAAACCGCTTTTTTTCGTTGTGTTTCTAGTGTGATATCTTATGAAATTACCAAGAATCCAAAGATCATAGAAAAAATAGCTTTGCTTACAGGTAAGCCGATCAAGTTTTTAAAGCTGATTTATTAA
- a CDS encoding SufE family protein: MEELPKALKDIISTFEVLGEEERREMLIAYSEAAPQFSPKEDESYVLTDVRKDEECTDMVGVYLISDEEGKVYFRMHLGPHVQTLTKAMTSILCQGLSGSLPQQIVNIPSTFISKIVGGELFRVRSQTVYYVLGRMKSACKQLISKRTTENGQVH; this comes from the coding sequence ATGGAAGAATTACCAAAAGCTTTAAAAGACATTATTTCTACTTTCGAAGTTTTAGGAGAAGAAGAAAGACGAGAAATGCTAATTGCTTATAGCGAAGCTGCTCCTCAATTTTCTCCAAAAGAAGACGAATCCTATGTTCTTACTGATGTTCGAAAAGATGAAGAATGCACCGATATGGTGGGTGTCTATCTTATTTCCGATGAAGAAGGTAAGGTCTATTTTCGGATGCATTTAGGCCCTCATGTCCAAACTCTGACAAAAGCCATGACTTCCATTCTTTGTCAGGGCTTAAGTGGTTCCTTGCCACAGCAAATTGTCAATATACCAAGTACCTTTATAAGCAAAATTGTTGGTGGAGAGCTCTTCAGGGTAAGGAGTCAAACTGTTTATTATGTATTGGGTAGAATGAAGAGTGCTTGTAAGCAATTAATAAGTAAAAGAACGACTGAAAATGGTCAAGTACACTAA
- a CDS encoding sulfurtransferase: MKKTYAHSEVLVETSWLQDHLNDPTIRIIESNEDPLLYDTGHIPNAVNIDWRADLNDPLIRDYISPEKFAKLCSDKGISPQTICIFYGDKSNWWACYSLWVFQLFGHTAVKILNGGRDKWIKEGRPLTKEKPTFPKTEYPVPLTRHDSEIRAFYDEVLRFCKEKKGPLIDVRSPGEYTGELLHMPEYPQEGALRGGHIPGAKNVPWKTAVNEDGTFKSAEELSKIYEQECGISDDKETIVYCRIGERSSHTWFVLTYLLGHKNVKNYDGSWTEWGNRVGAPIER, from the coding sequence ATGAAAAAAACCTATGCTCATTCTGAAGTTTTAGTTGAAACTAGCTGGCTACAGGATCATCTTAACGATCCGACAATTAGAATAATTGAAAGTAATGAAGATCCTCTTCTCTACGATACTGGTCACATCCCTAACGCTGTCAATATTGATTGGAGAGCGGATCTAAACGATCCATTAATTAGAGATTATATCTCTCCTGAAAAATTTGCAAAACTCTGCAGCGACAAAGGGATAAGCCCCCAAACAATCTGTATTTTCTATGGTGATAAGTCCAATTGGTGGGCGTGTTACTCTCTTTGGGTATTTCAACTATTTGGTCATACCGCTGTGAAGATTCTCAACGGAGGGAGAGACAAATGGATAAAAGAAGGAAGACCACTCACAAAAGAAAAGCCGACATTCCCTAAAACAGAATATCCTGTTCCATTGACTCGACATGACTCGGAAATCAGGGCCTTTTATGACGAAGTCTTGCGCTTTTGCAAAGAAAAGAAAGGACCACTTATTGATGTCCGTTCTCCAGGCGAATATACTGGAGAGCTTCTCCATATGCCTGAATATCCACAGGAAGGGGCATTAAGAGGTGGGCATATCCCTGGGGCCAAAAACGTACCATGGAAAACCGCAGTCAACGAAGACGGTACTTTCAAATCTGCAGAAGAGCTTTCGAAGATTTACGAACAAGAATGTGGGATTTCAGATGACAAGGAGACAATTGTCTATTGTAGGATAGGCGAGCGATCGAGCCACACATGGTTTGTTTTAACCTATCTTCTGGGCCATAAAAATGTAAAAAATTACGATGGCTCCTGGACAGAATGGGGTAATCGTGTAGGAGCTCCCATTGAAAGATAA
- the bioB gene encoding biotin synthase BioB yields the protein MNDYHTIEQIYSQPLEDLIQQALQAKKAFGKNDLQFCQLLNIKSGGCSEDCKYCAQSAHYRTAIEKSSLLDEEAVFEAGKKAKENGATRFCLGAAWKGLSHEELKTKQICKIISKISSLGLELCLSLGFLTEKAALMLKESGLSVYNHNLNTGPNYYPKIATTHSFQERLQTIEIVQKVGLKLCSGGIIGMGESLKDRLEMLYYLKTLPEPPESVPINVYMPIKGTPLYAQSNFSYIDLVRIIATARILFPTSRIRLAAGRKLLDESIQTLCYIAGVNSIFIGEKLLTQNNVQLETDLAWLKRLNLQKEGYIRLYS from the coding sequence ATGAACGACTATCATACGATCGAGCAAATATATTCACAACCTCTTGAGGATCTAATCCAGCAGGCATTGCAAGCCAAAAAAGCATTTGGGAAGAATGATCTGCAGTTTTGCCAGCTTCTTAATATCAAGAGTGGAGGTTGCAGTGAAGATTGCAAATATTGTGCTCAGAGTGCCCATTATCGTACCGCAATTGAGAAAAGTAGTTTGCTTGATGAAGAGGCAGTTTTTGAAGCTGGAAAGAAAGCTAAGGAAAATGGAGCGACTCGATTTTGTCTGGGGGCAGCTTGGAAAGGCTTATCTCATGAAGAATTAAAAACAAAGCAGATCTGCAAAATTATTTCTAAAATAAGTTCTTTGGGCCTAGAATTATGCCTTTCCCTGGGATTTTTGACAGAAAAAGCGGCTTTAATGCTGAAGGAATCAGGACTCTCCGTATATAACCATAATTTGAATACTGGTCCTAATTACTATCCTAAAATAGCTACCACACACAGTTTTCAAGAAAGACTCCAAACTATAGAAATAGTTCAAAAGGTAGGGCTAAAACTCTGTTCTGGAGGGATCATAGGAATGGGAGAAAGTTTAAAGGATCGACTGGAGATGCTCTATTATCTGAAGACCTTACCAGAACCTCCAGAAAGCGTTCCTATCAATGTCTATATGCCAATAAAAGGGACACCCCTATATGCTCAAAGCAATTTTTCCTATATCGATCTGGTTAGAATAATTGCTACGGCAAGGATTCTTTTCCCTACCTCTCGGATTAGACTGGCAGCCGGTAGAAAATTGCTCGATGAGTCCATACAGACTTTATGTTATATAGCCGGTGTCAACTCTATTTTTATTGGAGAGAAACTGCTTACTCAAAACAATGTTCAACTAGAAACCGATCTGGCTTGGCTAAAAAGACTGAACTTACAAAAAGAAGGTTACATAAGACTATACTCCTGA
- a CDS encoding sensor histidine kinase, with amino-acid sequence MLIFRRYPLWIGLLLLWILLILLGITFGICGLIALFWGVSARISMGKNMVRNGAIKIEENVKSLSDLKDWTEGNSFNLVIANSLSAFNGVEGGLWDGEKGFIAYSYPTYEGSLKLDVPAAEKNRIVTLALESLKKKESLFKRFDGTRETMLLYVTPLESKKGKTVVWTMTRVPIRLVSDYEKLAVFLSSLLIFSLLLGIFGLRILHAWSREIARIEQIIASTPPDQIPSLVATGFDELDKLVATLINAKKNLIDEKNRKEELMHKLLKNERIVALGRMAAMLAHELRNPLATIQLEAENALETDGTMNKEGIYRILDQVARMGKLLESIVLLSHAGEIMPQLIDLSVWIQSQIQKYGLLANKCEVELRVVPCEGNWVFDPNSMARAFENLLQNSLEHTPKGGWIEVALERKDNSLCLSVEDSGKGIEEDLLESIFEPFFTKKSSGFGLGLSIVKEIVEAHNGRIEYKKGREGGARFEIYLPSST; translated from the coding sequence ATGCTAATATTCCGCCGTTATCCTCTTTGGATAGGCCTTCTCCTCCTCTGGATTCTTTTAATCCTTCTAGGTATTACCTTTGGCATTTGTGGTCTTATTGCTTTGTTTTGGGGAGTTTCAGCCAGAATATCGATGGGCAAAAACATGGTTCGTAACGGAGCGATAAAAATAGAAGAAAATGTTAAGTCTCTTTCTGACTTGAAAGATTGGACAGAAGGAAATTCCTTTAATCTCGTTATTGCCAACTCTCTTTCGGCATTTAATGGTGTGGAAGGTGGATTATGGGATGGAGAAAAGGGTTTTATTGCCTATAGCTATCCAACGTATGAAGGTTCCTTAAAGCTCGATGTTCCTGCGGCAGAAAAGAATCGAATCGTAACTTTGGCATTGGAATCACTAAAAAAAAAGGAATCTCTATTTAAACGGTTCGACGGCACAAGAGAAACTATGCTCCTTTATGTTACACCTTTAGAATCAAAGAAGGGAAAAACCGTTGTATGGACAATGACTCGAGTGCCAATCCGTCTGGTATCAGACTACGAAAAATTAGCCGTTTTTTTATCTTCCTTATTAATTTTTTCTCTTTTACTTGGCATATTTGGTTTGCGGATTCTCCATGCCTGGTCAAGAGAAATTGCACGAATCGAACAAATCATTGCTTCCACTCCTCCTGACCAAATCCCTTCTTTGGTTGCTACTGGATTTGATGAACTGGACAAACTTGTAGCTACCTTAATCAATGCGAAGAAAAACCTCATTGATGAAAAAAATAGAAAAGAAGAATTAATGCATAAGCTGTTAAAAAATGAGCGAATAGTCGCTTTGGGAAGAATGGCAGCCATGTTGGCTCATGAACTTCGCAACCCTCTAGCTACCATTCAGCTTGAAGCTGAAAACGCTTTAGAAACAGATGGCACGATGAACAAAGAAGGCATATATCGCATATTGGATCAAGTGGCTCGCATGGGCAAGCTGCTCGAAAGCATTGTCCTGTTGTCTCATGCTGGTGAAATTATGCCACAGCTAATCGATCTATCCGTTTGGATTCAATCTCAGATCCAAAAATATGGGCTCCTTGCAAACAAATGCGAAGTAGAGTTGAGAGTTGTTCCTTGTGAAGGAAATTGGGTTTTTGATCCCAACAGTATGGCAAGAGCCTTTGAAAATCTTCTCCAAAATAGCCTAGAGCATACTCCAAAAGGAGGATGGATTGAAGTTGCTCTAGAAAGAAAAGACAATTCACTCTGTCTGTCTGTTGAAGATTCAGGAAAGGGTATTGAGGAAGACCTTCTGGAGTCGATTTTCGAGCCCTTTTTTACGAAGAAAAGCAGTGGTTTTGGCCTTGGACTTTCGATTGTAAAAGAGATTGTCGAAGCTCATAATGGACGGATAGAATATAAAAAGGGAAGGGAAGGGGGAGCTCGTTTCGAAATTTATTTACCAAGTAGTACTTAG
- a CDS encoding sigma-54-dependent transcriptional regulator, translating to MADILIVDDDNAFRYVFSKTIHSLGYSALETADPNEVMELAKDVDLIFLDLKLKEHDGLLLLEKLCSSCQHPPVVILTAFSSSFNTIEAMKRGAFDHLSKPIKRQEIKEVIERALKRSSFSSFSIKQFDEPEELIGESRPMRRVQKTIGFAAASDCPVLIVGETGTGKELVAKAIHRHSSRGMGPFIAVNCAAIPEMLFESEFFGHLKGSFTGALRDRKGKFLEASGGTLFLDEIAEMPLAMQAKLLRVLSEKTITPIGSETTYSVDVRIVAATNKNLLDLVSKGKFREDLLYRIQVLQIELPALRERGSDVLLLANHFLKKHVPGSFKKLSAAAEKVVLEYSWPGNVRQLENVIRRAGIIARGQSIEIEDLGIPIEKETFDVKEKEDFLQLDFFSAIAKLEKLLIEKALEESRGNRTEAARRLKIHRSLLYLKMKEHKIETLE from the coding sequence ATGGCTGATATTCTAATTGTAGACGACGACAACGCCTTTCGGTACGTTTTTTCCAAAACTATCCACTCTTTAGGATATTCCGCATTAGAAACAGCGGACCCCAATGAAGTCATGGAATTGGCTAAAGATGTTGATCTTATTTTTCTGGATTTAAAATTAAAAGAGCATGATGGTCTCCTCCTGCTTGAAAAGCTATGTAGTTCTTGTCAACATCCCCCAGTTGTTATATTGACAGCTTTTTCAAGCAGTTTCAATACGATTGAAGCGATGAAAAGAGGGGCTTTTGACCATTTAAGTAAACCGATTAAAAGACAAGAGATTAAAGAAGTCATTGAAAGAGCCTTGAAAAGATCTTCCTTTTCCTCTTTTTCAATAAAACAGTTTGATGAGCCTGAAGAGCTTATAGGGGAGAGTCGGCCGATGCGACGCGTTCAAAAAACCATTGGTTTTGCTGCTGCTTCCGATTGTCCTGTCCTAATAGTTGGAGAGACAGGTACAGGAAAAGAATTAGTTGCAAAAGCCATTCATCGGCACAGTTCGAGGGGAATGGGACCATTTATAGCCGTCAATTGTGCTGCAATTCCAGAAATGCTTTTTGAAAGCGAATTTTTTGGTCATCTCAAAGGCTCCTTCACGGGTGCACTACGAGATCGTAAAGGAAAATTTTTAGAAGCCTCTGGTGGTACCCTTTTCTTAGATGAGATTGCAGAAATGCCCCTAGCTATGCAAGCAAAGCTACTGAGAGTCTTGTCAGAAAAAACCATAACTCCAATCGGTTCTGAAACGACCTATTCTGTTGATGTCCGCATCGTGGCTGCCACAAACAAAAATTTGTTGGATCTTGTCTCTAAAGGAAAATTTCGAGAGGATTTGCTGTATCGTATTCAGGTTTTACAGATTGAACTTCCGGCTCTTCGAGAAAGAGGATCGGATGTTCTTTTGCTTGCTAATCATTTTCTTAAAAAACACGTTCCTGGTTCCTTTAAAAAATTAAGTGCAGCTGCAGAAAAAGTCGTTCTCGAATATTCCTGGCCAGGAAATGTTCGTCAGCTTGAAAATGTGATTCGCCGGGCAGGAATTATTGCAAGAGGACAGTCTATAGAGATAGAGGATCTTGGCATTCCTATTGAAAAAGAGACATTCGATGTGAAAGAGAAAGAAGATTTTTTACAGTTGGATTTCTTTTCTGCCATTGCAAAGCTTGAAAAGCTTCTTATAGAAAAAGCTCTTGAGGAAAGTCGGGGCAATCGTACCGAGGCAGCACGTCGGTTAAAAATTCATCGTAGTTTGCTCTATCTTAAGATGAAAGAACATAAGATAGAAACATTGGAATAA
- the trxA gene encoding thioredoxin, which translates to MASQLIKSITSKEFENEVIKSPQVVVVDFWAEWCGPCHMLSPVLDELAKELDGKTKFVKVNVDQEPNLAYQYSIQSIPTLLIFKGGQIKGKQIGVTSKNQILNKIKDAEMS; encoded by the coding sequence ATGGCCTCACAATTAATAAAAAGTATAACCTCAAAAGAATTTGAAAATGAAGTTATAAAGTCTCCCCAAGTTGTCGTTGTTGATTTTTGGGCTGAATGGTGCGGTCCTTGTCATATGCTAAGTCCTGTCTTAGATGAGTTAGCTAAAGAGCTTGATGGTAAAACTAAATTCGTCAAAGTAAATGTGGATCAAGAACCTAATTTAGCTTATCAATATTCAATTCAATCCATACCAACCCTTCTAATCTTTAAAGGAGGTCAGATCAAAGGGAAACAAATTGGGGTTACTTCGAAAAACCAGATCCTTAATAAAATAAAGGATGCCGAAATGTCTTGA
- the ftsH gene encoding ATP-dependent zinc metalloprotease FtsH, with product MKLSPPKKNFPTKKEPEPPFPYLRFLVQIGIALFLVWLWQESLHKATVSTIPYSEFLNKLNQKEIVECKITPDEIYGKMLIVKPEEKGKPPRIGLFSTVRVDDPDLVKRLQAAGVVYGSVKPSLLSQILFSWVVPILIFFLVWFALARFVGGGGAGYSLLNIGKSRARLLVDESTGVTFADVAGCDEAKYELQEVVDFLKNPSRYKALGAKIPKGVLLVGPPGTGKTLLAKAVAGEAKVPFFSISGSEFVEMFVGVGAARVRDLFGQAKAKAPCIIFIDELDAIGRQRGIRIQVGSDEHEQTLNQLLVEMDGFDPNEGIIVLAATNRPEILDRALLRPGRFDRQVVVDLPDANGREAILKVHAKGKPLSSDINFKEIAQATMGFSGADLANLLNEAALLAARRKSTCIEQKDLFEAMEKVIAGPERKSRVLSEKERERVAYHEVGHALVAFYLEHAEPVRKISIVPRGRAALGYTLQLPASQQYLLSKSELLDRICVAMGGRAAEELIYKDVTTGAENDLEVATTIARQMVCLYGMGEKSGLSHYVPPQPLFGGLDSSYLKECSNETARIIELEIEKILEENYEKAKSILQQHLKELQEVTTILLAKETLSGEEFKSILDKVKNQEGVSYSSSVSSS from the coding sequence ATGAAACTTTCACCTCCCAAAAAAAACTTTCCCACAAAAAAAGAGCCTGAACCCCCCTTTCCTTACCTAAGGTTTCTTGTGCAGATTGGAATTGCTCTTTTTCTCGTGTGGTTATGGCAAGAGAGCCTTCATAAGGCAACAGTTTCGACCATTCCTTACAGCGAATTTCTCAATAAACTAAATCAAAAAGAAATAGTCGAATGTAAAATTACTCCAGATGAAATCTATGGAAAAATGCTGATTGTAAAACCAGAAGAAAAAGGGAAACCACCAAGAATTGGGCTTTTTTCAACGGTAAGAGTTGATGATCCTGATTTAGTAAAACGATTGCAGGCTGCAGGAGTTGTCTATGGGAGCGTCAAACCTAGTTTACTATCACAAATTCTTTTTTCATGGGTCGTACCTATCCTTATTTTTTTTCTGGTCTGGTTTGCTCTTGCCAGGTTTGTTGGAGGAGGCGGAGCCGGTTATTCCCTGCTGAATATAGGAAAAAGCCGAGCGAGGCTCTTAGTAGATGAAAGCACAGGGGTAACATTTGCTGATGTCGCTGGATGTGATGAAGCGAAGTATGAGCTGCAAGAAGTTGTAGATTTTTTAAAAAACCCCTCCCGATATAAGGCCCTTGGAGCAAAAATTCCCAAGGGAGTGTTGCTTGTAGGTCCGCCTGGAACGGGTAAAACATTGTTAGCTAAAGCGGTTGCTGGAGAGGCTAAAGTGCCTTTTTTTTCTATTAGTGGTAGTGAATTTGTAGAAATGTTTGTGGGTGTTGGTGCGGCGCGTGTTCGAGATCTTTTTGGGCAAGCCAAAGCCAAAGCCCCTTGTATAATTTTTATTGACGAGTTGGATGCCATTGGGAGACAAAGAGGCATAAGAATTCAAGTTGGATCGGATGAACATGAACAGACTTTAAATCAACTCCTTGTTGAAATGGATGGTTTCGATCCAAACGAGGGAATAATCGTTCTTGCTGCAACAAACAGGCCAGAAATTCTTGATCGCGCTCTTTTGCGTCCAGGTCGTTTTGATAGACAGGTTGTCGTTGATCTGCCAGATGCCAATGGGAGAGAAGCAATCCTAAAAGTTCATGCCAAAGGAAAACCTTTATCCTCAGATATCAATTTCAAAGAAATCGCTCAGGCTACCATGGGTTTTTCAGGAGCTGATCTAGCCAATCTCCTTAACGAGGCAGCCCTTCTAGCGGCAAGAAGAAAATCCACCTGTATAGAACAAAAGGACCTTTTTGAAGCGATGGAGAAAGTAATTGCTGGTCCGGAAAGAAAAAGTCGCGTACTTTCTGAAAAAGAAAGGGAAAGAGTTGCTTATCATGAAGTGGGTCATGCTCTTGTTGCCTTTTATTTAGAACACGCTGAACCAGTAAGAAAGATTAGCATTGTCCCTAGAGGCAGAGCTGCTCTTGGTTATACCTTACAACTTCCTGCCTCTCAGCAATATCTGTTGAGTAAATCTGAACTGCTTGATCGGATTTGCGTGGCCATGGGCGGGAGAGCCGCTGAAGAATTGATATATAAGGACGTTACAACTGGAGCTGAAAATGATCTAGAAGTAGCAACAACGATTGCTCGACAAATGGTGTGTTTATATGGAATGGGAGAAAAATCAGGGCTTTCTCATTATGTGCCCCCACAACCACTTTTTGGAGGACTTGATAGTTCCTATCTGAAGGAATGTAGTAACGAAACAGCTCGCATTATCGAATTAGAAATAGAAAAGATTCTTGAAGAAAATTATGAAAAGGCGAAGTCTATTTTACAGCAGCACCTTAAAGAATTACAAGAAGTCACAACGATCCTGTTGGCAAAAGAGACTCTCAGTGGTGAAGAGTTTAAAAGTATTTTAGATAAAGTGAAAAATCAAGAAGGAGTCTCCTACTCTTCCTCTGTAAGCAGCTCTTAG